A genomic segment from Melanotaenia boesemani isolate fMelBoe1 chromosome 9, fMelBoe1.pri, whole genome shotgun sequence encodes:
- the serpinh1b gene encoding serpin H1b has protein sequence MWMTRVVGLCLMAFVASAEDKKLSSHANTLAENSANLAFSLYHTMAKDKDTENIVVSPVVVASSLGMVALGGKSSTASQVKTVLSADKLKDEHLHAGLSELISEVSNAKTRNTTWKINNRLYGPSSISFADDFVKNSKKHYNYDHSKINFRDKRSAVNSINEWAAKSTDGKLPEITKDVQNPDGAMIVNAMFFKPHWDERFHDKMVDNRGFLVTRSFTVGVPMMHRTGLYDFYEDTENRLFVLNMPLGQKQASMILIMPYHLEPLERLEKLLTRKQVDTWISKMENRAVAISLPKISVEVSHNLQKYLAELGLTEAVDKSKADLSNISGKKDLYLSNVFHASALELDVEGNPYDTSVFGTDKLRNPKLFYVDHPFIFLVKDNKTNSILYIGRVVRPKGEKMRDEL, from the exons ATGTGGATGACTAGAGTTGTTGGTCTTTGTCTGATGGCCTTTGTGGCCTCTGCAGAGGACAAGAAGCTGAGCAGCCATGCTAACACACTGGCTGAAAACAGCGCCAACTTAGCCTTCAG CCTCTACCACACCATGGCAAAGGACAAAGACACAGAGAACATAGTTGTCTCTCCTGTGGTGGTGGCCTCTTCTCTGGGGATGGTGGCTCTTGGTGGCAAGTCCTCCACTGCCTCCCAGGTGAAAACTGTGCTCAGTGCTGACAAACTCAAGGATGAGCATCTACATGCAGGCCTGTCTGAGCTCATCTCTGAG GTAAGCAACGCCAAAACCCGCAACACTACCTGGAAAATCAACAACCGTCTTTATGGCCCCAGCTCCATCTCCTTCGCTGATGACTTTGTGAAGAACAGCAAGAAGCACTACAACTACGACCATTCGAAAATTAACTTCAGGGACAAGAGGAGCGCAGTGAACTCCATCAATGAGTGGGCGGCCAAGTCAACTGACGGCAAACTCCCAGAGATCACCAAGGATGTTCAAAACCCTGATGGAGCCATGATTGTCAATGCCATGTTCTTTAAGC CTCACTGGGATGAGAGATTCCATGATAAGATGGTTGACAACCGTGGTTTCCTTGTAACCCGCTCATTTACAGTTGGAGTTCCCATGATGCATCGCACAG GTCTTTATGATTTCTATGAAGATACAGAGAACCGCCTCTTCGTGCTAAACATGCCTCTGGGCCAGAAGCAGGCCTCCATGATCCTAATCATGCCCTACCATCTGGAGCCCCTGGAACGCCTGGAAAAACTTCTGACAAGGAAGCAGGTGGACACTTGGATTAGCAAGATGGAGAACCGAGCTGTTGCCATTTCGCTGCCTAAAATCTCTGTAGAAGTCAGCCACAACCTGCAG AAATATCTGGCTGAGCTCGGCTTGACTGAAGCTGTGGACAAATCCAAAGCTGACCTATCCAACATCTCAGGAAAGAAAGACCTCTATCTCTCTAACGTATTCCATGCTTCAGCCCTGGAGCTGGATGTCGAGGGAAACCCGTACGACACCAGCGTCTTCGGCACAGACAAGCTGAGAAACCCCAAGCTTTTCTACGTAGATCACCCTTTCATTTTCTTGGTGAAAGACAACAAGACCAACTCCATCCTGTACATCGGCAGAGTGGTTAGACCCAAAGGCGAAAAGATGCGTGATGAGCTATAA